The Beijerinckiaceae bacterium genome has a window encoding:
- a CDS encoding 50S ribosomal protein L1 — protein sequence MAHIGKRVVKAREGIDRIKLYPVSEAVKLVKERASAKFDETVEIAMNLGVDPKHADQMVRGVVNLPNGTGRNLRVAVFARGAKADEATAAGADIVGAEDLVTTVQGGTIAFDRCIATPDMMPLVGRLGKVLGPRGLMPNPKVGTVTMDVAGAVKASKGGAVEFRVEKAGIIQGSVGKASFAPDKLVENIVAFVDAVAKAKPQGAKGTYIQRVAISSTMGPGVKVDPSTLSP from the coding sequence ATGGCACATATTGGCAAACGTGTTGTGAAGGCGCGCGAAGGAATCGACCGGATCAAGCTTTATCCGGTTAGTGAAGCCGTGAAGCTCGTCAAGGAGCGCGCAAGCGCAAAATTCGACGAGACCGTCGAGATTGCGATGAATCTGGGCGTCGATCCTAAGCATGCCGATCAAATGGTGCGCGGCGTGGTGAATCTTCCGAATGGGACCGGTCGCAATTTGCGCGTCGCCGTGTTTGCGCGCGGGGCCAAGGCCGACGAAGCCACAGCGGCGGGCGCTGACATCGTGGGCGCCGAAGATTTGGTGACGACGGTTCAGGGCGGCACAATCGCTTTTGATCGATGCATCGCCACCCCGGATATGATGCCGCTGGTCGGCAGGCTCGGCAAGGTTTTGGGTCCCCGCGGCCTGATGCCCAACCCCAAGGTCGGGACCGTTACCATGGACGTCGCCGGCGCGGTGAAGGCTTCAAAGGGCGGGGCCGTGGAATTCAGGGTCGAAAAAGCGGGAATCATCCAGGGCAGCGTCGGTAAAGCCTCGTTCGCGCCGGATAAACTCGTGGAAAACATCGTGGCTTTTGTCGATGCGGTTGCCAAAGCCAAGCCTCAGGGGGCTAAAGGCACCTATATTCAAAGGGTTGCGATTTCATCGACCATGGGGCCGGGTGTGAAAGTCGACCCATCGACCCTATCTCCCTGA
- the rplK gene encoding 50S ribosomal protein L11 gives MAKKITGYVKLQVPAGAANPSPPIGPALGQRGLNIMEFCKAFNAKTAQMEKGTPIPVVITAFQDRSFTFEMKLPPVSYFLKKASGIQSGSKTAGRGFAGKVTKAQIQEIAEKKMPDLNCASIEAAMKMIEGSARSMGLEIVG, from the coding sequence ATGGCAAAGAAGATCACAGGTTACGTGAAGCTTCAGGTGCCGGCCGGGGCGGCCAATCCGTCGCCGCCGATCGGTCCCGCGCTCGGTCAGCGCGGCCTGAACATCATGGAGTTTTGCAAGGCTTTTAACGCCAAGACGGCGCAGATGGAAAAGGGGACGCCGATCCCCGTCGTCATCACCGCTTTCCAAGACCGGTCCTTCACCTTCGAGATGAAGCTGCCGCCGGTTTCCTACTTCCTGAAAAAAGCCTCCGGCATTCAATCCGGCTCAAAGACCGCGGGCCGTGGTTTTGCGGGCAAGGTGACCAAGGCGCAGATTCAGGAAATCGCCGAGAAAAAAATGCCCGATCTCAATTGTGCTTCGATCGAAGCCGCAATGAAGATGATTGAAGGTTCTGCCCGTTCCATGGGCCTCGAGATCGTAGGGTAG
- a CDS encoding transcription termination/antitermination protein NusG, translating to MSMRWYIVHAYSNFEKKVAESIKEQAAQRGLSGKFEEILVPTEHIVEIRRGRKINSERKFFPGYVLVKCDLSDDIYHLIKNTPKVTGFLGADKKPMPISDAEAERIKGQVAEGVERPKASISFEIGETVRVADGPFASFNGIVEDVDEGRSRIKVAVSIFGRATPVELEYGQVEKV from the coding sequence ATGAGCATGCGCTGGTATATCGTTCACGCCTATTCGAACTTTGAGAAAAAGGTCGCCGAATCGATCAAGGAGCAGGCGGCGCAGCGCGGCCTCTCGGGTAAATTCGAGGAAATTCTGGTTCCGACCGAGCATATCGTCGAGATAAGGCGGGGCCGTAAGATCAACTCCGAGCGAAAGTTTTTTCCGGGTTATGTCTTGGTCAAATGCGATCTTTCCGACGATATCTATCATCTGATCAAGAATACGCCGAAGGTCACCGGCTTTTTGGGCGCCGACAAGAAGCCGATGCCGATTTCCGATGCGGAAGCGGAACGCATCAAGGGGCAGGTCGCCGAAGGCGTTGAGCGGCCCAAGGCGTCGATCTCGTTTGAAATTGGTGAAACCGTGCGGGTCGCCGACGGGCCGTTCGCCTCGTTCAACGGAATCGTCGAGGACGTCGATGAGGGACGCTCCAGGATCAAGGTGGCGGTCTCTATTTTCGGACGTGCGACGCCGGTGGAATTGGAATATGGACAGGTCGAAAAGGTCTGA
- a CDS encoding preprotein translocase subunit SecE, with amino-acid sequence MTNPLTFIQEVRAEAAKVTWPTRRETLITTVLVIIMVLLASLFFVAVDQGLRLIVGLILSFH; translated from the coding sequence ATGACGAACCCTCTAACCTTCATTCAAGAGGTCCGTGCAGAAGCGGCCAAGGTGACGTGGCCGACGCGCCGCGAGACGCTGATCACGACCGTGCTTGTGATTATTATGGTCCTGCTCGCCAGTCTGTTTTTCGTGGCCGTCGATCAAGGCCTGCGCCTTATCGTTGGCCTGATTCTGAGTTTTCATTAG
- a CDS encoding methyltransferase, TIGR04325 family translates to MLSPHKFRGAYATREEAIAAVRPGMLVGYDNDAVVNVSLETMSKVALLDYPVLYWLKRLGPICVLDAGGHVGTKFRAFKNHLDLDNNIIWVVYDVPAVVRAGRSLAASENLPRLSFIDDLAEAPNADVLLASGLLQYLDIPFTELLGRLPVLPRHLVINKVATREGETVVTLENFGCAEVPYQIRNREEFETSLRSLNYEIVDEWIIPSFSHTIPHHSQLGASTSRGYYARLRS, encoded by the coding sequence ATGCTGTCGCCTCACAAATTCAGAGGTGCCTATGCAACCCGCGAAGAAGCGATTGCCGCGGTTCGCCCCGGAATGCTTGTCGGCTACGATAATGATGCCGTCGTAAATGTCAGCCTTGAAACTATGTCCAAGGTTGCGCTGCTCGATTACCCCGTCTTGTATTGGCTTAAGCGTCTGGGCCCCATTTGCGTGCTCGATGCGGGCGGTCACGTCGGGACAAAGTTTCGCGCTTTCAAGAACCATTTAGACTTAGATAACAACATCATCTGGGTGGTTTACGATGTTCCCGCCGTGGTCCGCGCCGGACGCAGCCTTGCGGCCAGCGAGAATTTGCCCCGGCTGTCATTTATTGACGATCTTGCGGAGGCTCCGAACGCCGATGTCCTGCTTGCCTCCGGCCTGTTACAATATTTGGACATCCCCTTCACGGAGCTGCTAGGGCGGCTGCCCGTCTTGCCGCGGCATCTTGTGATCAACAAGGTGGCGACACGGGAGGGGGAAACGGTGGTCACGCTCGAAAACTTCGGCTGCGCGGAAGTTCCCTACCAAATAAGAAATCGGGAAGAATTCGAGACTTCGCTGCGGTCTTTAAACTATGAGATCGTCGATGAATGGATCATTCCAAGTTTTTCCCATACGATTCCACATCATTCGCAGCTGGGCGCCTCAACAAGTCGCGGATATTACGCAAGATTACGCTCGTAG
- the aroQ gene encoding type II 3-dehydroquinate dehydratase, giving the protein MNAVHVLNGPNLNLLGTREPETYGRATLADIEARLSATCKPHGVVLHFRQSNHEGDLVTWLQEAGRAAEPVILNAGAYSHTSIAIHDAIKAAKTDVIEVHLSNVHARESFRHKSLISPVARGVILGFGALSYDLALEVFLSRADVLKNT; this is encoded by the coding sequence ATGAATGCCGTCCACGTCCTGAACGGGCCGAACCTCAATCTCCTCGGCACCCGGGAACCAGAAACTTACGGCCGCGCGACTCTGGCCGACATCGAGGCGCGTCTTTCCGCGACCTGCAAACCCCATGGCGTTGTTTTGCATTTTCGTCAGTCCAACCACGAAGGCGATCTCGTGACCTGGTTGCAGGAAGCTGGTCGGGCGGCCGAACCGGTGATCTTGAATGCCGGCGCTTATTCGCATACTTCGATCGCGATCCACGACGCGATCAAGGCCGCGAAGACGGACGTCATCGAGGTCCACCTGTCGAATGTTCATGCGAGGGAAAGCTTTCGGCACAAATCCCTGATTTCTCCGGTTGCGCGGGGGGTCATCTTGGGATTCGGGGCCCTGTCCTATGATCTAGCGCTCGAAGTCTTTCTCAGCCGCGCCGACGTTTTGAAAAATACTTAG
- the accB gene encoding acetyl-CoA carboxylase biotin carboxyl carrier protein, giving the protein MKYPEPEPDECPAAGAIDRELVEELAQLVTRLGLSEIEIAKGDFKVRIARQLSPAVIQSVATAAPAASISSGGGGSASVELPDAPGTVKSPMVGTAYLRSSPEAAPFVEVGSQVKAGDKVLLVEAMKTFNEILAPRTGLVTGILVEDGQPVEYGQPLLVIE; this is encoded by the coding sequence ATGAAATATCCGGAGCCTGAACCGGACGAATGTCCGGCCGCGGGTGCAATCGATAGGGAACTGGTCGAGGAGTTGGCGCAGCTCGTCACCCGCCTCGGGCTGTCCGAAATTGAAATTGCCAAAGGCGATTTCAAGGTTCGTATCGCTCGGCAACTTTCTCCCGCCGTCATCCAGTCTGTCGCAACGGCCGCTCCCGCGGCTTCCATCTCCTCTGGCGGCGGCGGCAGTGCGTCCGTAGAACTCCCCGACGCCCCTGGCACGGTCAAATCGCCGATGGTTGGGACCGCTTATTTGCGTTCATCCCCAGAGGCTGCCCCCTTCGTCGAAGTCGGTTCGCAGGTCAAAGCGGGTGACAAGGTTCTGCTTGTTGAGGCGATGAAGACCTTCAATGAGATTTTGGCACCCCGCACCGGTTTGGTGACGGGCATTCTGGTCGAGGACGGTCAGCCGGTCGAATATGGTCAGCCCCTTCTCGTAATTGAATAA
- the accC gene encoding acetyl-CoA carboxylase biotin carboxylase subunit, with protein MFDKILIANRGEIALRILRAAKELGIATVAVHSTADADAMHVKLADESVCIGPPPARDSYLNVPALLAACEITGAEALHPGYGFLSENARFAEILADHRIVFIGPKPEHIRLMGDKISAKVTAKKLGIPCVPGSPGAIVDDRAAEAIARSLGFPVLVKAAAGGGGRGMKVARTASELPAALENARIEAKAAFGDDAVYLEKFLEKPRHIEVQILGDGQGNAIHLGERDCSLQRRHQKVWEESPSPALNASQRLEIGKICSDAMRELGYLGVGTIEFLYEDGKFYFIEMNTRIQVEHPVTEMVTGVDLVNEQIRIAAGSPLTLTQDEVVFYGHAIECRVNAEDPATFRPSPGKIAYYHPPGGLGVRVDSAVYAGYAIPPNYDSLVGKLIVHGRNRNEALMRLRRALDEFIIDGIDTTIPLFQTLVRNADMQNGLYDIHWLERFLESGGMDGADI; from the coding sequence ATGTTCGACAAAATCCTTATTGCCAATCGCGGCGAAATCGCGTTGCGGATATTGCGCGCCGCCAAGGAGCTTGGCATCGCAACCGTCGCGGTTCACTCGACCGCCGATGCCGATGCCATGCACGTCAAACTCGCCGACGAATCGGTTTGCATCGGACCACCGCCCGCCCGCGATTCCTATCTGAATGTCCCGGCGCTTTTGGCGGCCTGCGAAATCACCGGCGCCGAAGCCTTGCATCCCGGATATGGATTTCTCTCCGAGAACGCGCGCTTTGCGGAGATCCTCGCGGATCACCGGATCGTCTTTATCGGCCCGAAGCCCGAGCACATCCGGCTGATGGGCGACAAAATCTCCGCCAAAGTCACCGCGAAGAAACTCGGGATCCCCTGCGTGCCGGGATCGCCGGGCGCGATTGTCGATGACCGGGCGGCGGAGGCCATCGCACGATCGCTTGGTTTCCCGGTCCTCGTAAAAGCAGCAGCCGGCGGCGGCGGGCGTGGCATGAAGGTTGCCCGAACCGCAAGCGAGCTTCCCGCCGCGCTTGAGAACGCGCGGATCGAGGCCAAGGCCGCGTTTGGCGACGACGCGGTTTACCTCGAAAAATTTCTCGAAAAGCCGCGCCACATCGAGGTTCAGATTCTCGGGGACGGCCAGGGCAACGCTATCCATCTCGGTGAGCGCGATTGCTCGCTGCAACGCCGCCACCAGAAAGTCTGGGAGGAAAGTCCCTCCCCGGCCCTTAACGCTTCGCAGCGCCTGGAAATCGGCAAAATCTGTTCGGACGCGATGCGCGAACTCGGTTACCTCGGGGTCGGCACCATTGAGTTCCTCTATGAAGACGGAAAGTTTTACTTCATCGAGATGAACACAAGGATTCAGGTCGAGCACCCGGTGACCGAAATGGTGACCGGTGTCGATCTCGTCAACGAGCAGATCAGAATAGCAGCGGGGTCTCCCTTGACCCTTACGCAAGACGAAGTCGTGTTTTACGGGCATGCGATCGAATGCCGGGTCAATGCGGAAGATCCCGCAACCTTCCGGCCCTCTCCCGGAAAGATCGCTTATTACCACCCCCCAGGGGGACTTGGCGTTCGCGTCGACAGCGCCGTCTATGCAGGCTATGCGATCCCGCCCAATTATGATTCCCTTGTCGGCAAGCTGATCGTGCATGGACGCAATCGCAATGAAGCCTTGATGCGGCTTCGCCGCGCGCTCGATGAATTCATCATCGACGGAATCGACACGACGATCCCGCTGTTTCAGACATTGGTCCGCAACGCTGACATGCAAAATGGCCTTTACGACATCCATTGGCTCGAGAGATTTCTCGAATCCGGCGGAATGGATGGAGCGGACATCTAA
- a CDS encoding ATP-binding protein produces MIRVPRSLRGRVLLSSLLVCALTFGVTTTLLVHLFRDEVERRFDAELSVHLDQLLAQVGLDTSGALVLEGTLSDPRFEKPYSSFYWQVEDETGNRIRSRSLWDAVLPLPVDAPATGEVHRHQLAGPNGQKLVAIERRVSLPGYPHIVRAAVAADIGDLEESIASFSNILLATFTAVAIGLSVLVAGQLWMVFRPLMRLRGQVMAVRNGERGKINGVFPSEVTPLVEDLNALLAHSREIVERGRLQAGNLAHGLKTPLAILANAADELGAGEASQTVRMQAMAIRRQVDHALSRTRAAAAAGVPGIRCDVAHRVSEVVRAMESLYRERNLSFVVSPSAPIEVAVEVQDLDEMLGNLLDNACRHAHRSVRVAAIRDEARCQISIEDDGPGMSESLAQEVLNGALTLDRSRGGSGLGLGIVRDLARAYHGELRLERSNLGGLLAVLALPVAPKVTDSAEARSPTKGL; encoded by the coding sequence ATGATCCGCGTGCCCCGCTCGTTGCGTGGACGGGTGTTGTTGAGCTCCTTGTTGGTCTGCGCGTTGACCTTTGGTGTCACCACCACCCTCTTGGTCCACCTGTTTCGCGATGAAGTCGAACGGCGGTTTGATGCGGAGCTCTCCGTGCATCTCGACCAGTTGCTCGCGCAGGTCGGCCTCGACACGTCCGGGGCCCTGGTTTTGGAGGGCACTCTCAGCGATCCTCGTTTCGAGAAGCCCTACAGCAGCTTTTATTGGCAGGTCGAGGATGAAACCGGCAACCGTATACGCTCGCGGTCACTTTGGGATGCCGTCCTGCCGCTTCCGGTCGATGCGCCGGCCACCGGTGAAGTTCATCGCCACCAGCTCGCCGGGCCTAACGGCCAAAAACTCGTCGCTATCGAACGCCGAGTGAGTCTACCGGGCTATCCTCACATCGTGCGGGCGGCGGTCGCCGCGGATATCGGCGATCTCGAGGAATCGATCGCTTCCTTCTCCAATATATTGCTGGCAACATTTACCGCCGTGGCCATTGGCCTTTCTGTCCTCGTCGCCGGCCAACTCTGGATGGTGTTCCGTCCGCTCATGCGGTTGCGTGGCCAGGTCATGGCCGTAAGAAATGGCGAGAGGGGGAAAATCAACGGCGTCTTTCCTTCCGAAGTCACGCCCCTGGTCGAGGACCTGAATGCACTTTTGGCGCATAGCCGGGAGATCGTCGAGCGCGGACGCTTGCAGGCCGGCAATCTCGCACACGGGTTGAAAACGCCATTGGCGATATTGGCGAATGCAGCCGACGAACTCGGCGCGGGCGAGGCCTCGCAGACGGTACGAATGCAGGCGATGGCGATCCGCCGGCAGGTCGACCATGCCTTGTCGCGAACCCGCGCCGCCGCCGCCGCCGGCGTTCCCGGGATCAGATGCGATGTCGCGCATCGCGTGTCGGAAGTTGTGCGGGCCATGGAGAGCCTTTACCGCGAACGCAATCTCTCCTTTGTGGTGTCCCCATCAGCCCCGATCGAAGTCGCCGTGGAAGTCCAGGATCTCGATGAGATGCTAGGCAATCTCCTCGACAATGCGTGCCGGCATGCGCACCGGAGCGTTCGGGTCGCGGCCATTCGTGACGAGGCCCGCTGCCAAATCAGCATCGAGGATGACGGTCCCGGCATGTCGGAGTCCCTGGCCCAGGAAGTCCTTAACGGTGCGCTGACACTCGATCGCAGCCGCGGCGGTTCAGGGCTTGGACTTGGGATCGTCCGTGATCTTGCCCGAGCCTATCACGGCGAATTACGCCTCGAACGTTCAAACCTCGGTGGTTTGTTGGCGGTCTTGGCGCTGCCCGTCGCGCCAAAGGTGACCGACAGTGCCGAAGCGCGGAGCCCCACAAAAGGACTTTAG
- a CDS encoding DNA-binding response regulator, with amino-acid sequence MRVLIIEDDRTLSAQLKQGLVREHFTVDTARTGEDGAFLGKEQCYDAIVLDLGLPDKDGLEILKEWRAADRKTPVLILTARADWHAKVVGLNAGADDYLGKPFEIAEVAARLRALIRRAHGQASPVLRHGGLELDLVAAEARRDGQAIRLTAQEFKTLACLMHHAGQIVSQTELTEALYAQDFDRDSNTIEVFIARLRRKLGAGAIETVRGLGYRLGGL; translated from the coding sequence ATGCGGGTGCTCATCATCGAGGACGACCGCACCTTGTCGGCCCAGCTGAAACAGGGCCTTGTCCGCGAGCACTTCACTGTGGACACCGCGCGGACCGGGGAGGACGGCGCCTTCCTCGGCAAAGAGCAATGCTACGACGCGATTGTCCTTGATCTCGGTCTTCCCGATAAGGATGGACTCGAGATCCTGAAGGAGTGGCGCGCCGCCGATCGGAAGACTCCCGTCCTCATTCTGACGGCGCGCGCAGATTGGCACGCCAAGGTTGTCGGGCTGAATGCCGGCGCCGACGACTATCTGGGAAAGCCTTTCGAAATCGCGGAAGTCGCGGCGCGTTTGCGCGCTTTGATCCGCCGGGCACATGGTCAGGCGAGTCCGGTCTTGCGCCATGGTGGGCTTGAACTCGATCTGGTCGCGGCCGAGGCGCGGCGCGACGGGCAGGCGATCCGGCTGACAGCACAGGAGTTCAAAACGCTCGCCTGTTTGATGCACCACGCCGGACAGATCGTCAGCCAGACGGAACTGACCGAAGCTCTCTATGCGCAGGATTTCGACCGCGACTCCAATACGATTGAAGTGTTCATCGCGCGGCTGCGGCGCAAGCTCGGTGCCGGCGCCATCGAGACCGTCCGCGGGCTCGGTTATCGCCTGGGGGGCCTATGA
- a CDS encoding CusA/CzcA family heavy metal efflux RND transporter gives MIERVLAFSVQRRWAVLFLTIAAACVGGWSLSHLPIDAVPDITNNQVQINGIAPALSPVEIEKQVTFPIETALAGTPGLEYTRSFSRNGFSQVTAVFSDKTDIYFARQQINERLSEVKQSLPPGVEVKLGPISTGLGEVYWWAVEYVPPGVDVPVHDGKPGWQSDGSYLTPEGQRLSDEFQRVVYLRTVQDWIIRPQMKGVQGLAGADAVGGYVKQYQVQPDPAKLIGYGLSFEDVVAAIEANNVSRGANYIERNGEGIVVRSGGRIENIDEIGEIIVATRGGVPLRIKDVADVAIGRELRTGSASMNGKEIVLGTALMLLGGNSRTVAAAAEAKIMEISGSLPPSIRVKTVLNRTQLVNATIATVAKNLAEGAFLVVLVLFLLLGNFRAALITALVIPISMLLTATGMLESRISANLMSLGALDFGLIVDGAVIIAENSLRRLAQRQHELGAVLKLEERLATVQEAAKEMIRPSVYGQAIIILVYVPLLTFSGVEGKTFEPMALTVIIALVAAFVLSLTFVPALIAILITGRINESENFLMQALKRAYRPVLRKAIEFPVPVILGALMLFAGGLILFTRLGQEFTPTLDEKNIVIEARRIPSTSLSQSQEMQFDIENMLTKFPQVAFVFARTGTPEMAADPMPPNATDTYVILKPQDEWPDPHLTKAELIKQIEVEASKLVGHVIGFSQPIQMRFNELIAGVREDLAIKVFGEEFEPMLRIANQVADVLRGLKGATDVKVEEAVGLPFLEIKINKAEIARRGLSLSAVQDVIGAAIGGRVAGLVFEGDRRFQIVVRLPDDLRSDVEALKDLPVPLPGGGRGGAALSIPLRQVASFEFAEGPNQISRENGKRRVVVTANARGRDLGSLVDEAQAEIARKVEITPGYFLRWGGQFENMAAARQRLMIVVPICFGLILILLFNALGSARDAVLVFSVVPLALTGGVVALWLRDMPFSVSAAVGFIALSGVAVLNGLVMLTYIKQLMARGFSKGEAIYEGALTRLRPVAMTALVASLGFVPMAVATGTGAEVQKPLATVVIGGLITATLLTLMVLPALYAKFSGRDVPRLAEVIRENGLRELETARVRLKKSG, from the coding sequence ATGATCGAACGCGTCCTTGCCTTTTCCGTGCAGCGCCGCTGGGCTGTCCTGTTCTTGACCATCGCGGCGGCCTGCGTCGGCGGCTGGTCATTATCCCATCTGCCGATCGATGCGGTCCCCGATATCACCAACAATCAGGTTCAGATCAATGGCATCGCTCCGGCGCTGTCTCCGGTTGAAATCGAAAAGCAGGTGACTTTCCCGATCGAAACGGCCCTCGCGGGAACTCCCGGTCTTGAATATACGCGCTCGTTTTCGCGAAATGGGTTTTCTCAAGTCACGGCCGTCTTCAGCGACAAGACCGACATTTATTTCGCCCGCCAGCAAATCAATGAGCGTCTGAGCGAAGTCAAGCAATCGCTGCCTCCCGGTGTGGAGGTGAAGCTCGGCCCGATCTCGACGGGCCTCGGTGAAGTATATTGGTGGGCTGTCGAATATGTTCCGCCTGGCGTCGACGTTCCCGTGCACGACGGAAAGCCAGGGTGGCAGAGCGATGGCTCCTATTTGACGCCCGAGGGTCAGCGTCTCAGCGATGAGTTCCAGCGCGTCGTCTACCTCCGCACCGTTCAGGATTGGATCATTCGTCCGCAAATGAAAGGCGTGCAGGGCCTGGCTGGCGCCGACGCCGTTGGCGGATATGTGAAGCAATATCAGGTGCAGCCGGACCCGGCCAAGCTGATCGGCTATGGCCTTTCCTTCGAGGATGTGGTCGCCGCGATCGAGGCAAACAATGTGAGCCGCGGCGCCAATTATATCGAGCGCAATGGTGAGGGTATCGTCGTGCGGTCGGGCGGGCGGATCGAAAATATCGACGAAATCGGCGAGATCATCGTCGCGACGCGGGGTGGCGTGCCGCTGCGGATCAAGGACGTCGCGGATGTCGCGATCGGCCGGGAGCTCAGGACCGGCAGCGCGAGCATGAACGGAAAGGAGATCGTGCTCGGAACTGCGCTCATGCTGCTTGGCGGCAATAGTCGCACCGTGGCGGCAGCTGCCGAAGCCAAAATTATGGAGATTAGCGGGTCTCTACCGCCGAGTATTCGCGTCAAAACGGTCCTGAACCGAACGCAGCTGGTCAACGCCACGATAGCCACAGTTGCCAAGAACCTCGCCGAAGGGGCCTTTCTCGTCGTCCTGGTTCTCTTCCTGCTGCTCGGAAATTTCCGCGCCGCGCTGATCACGGCGCTTGTCATTCCGATCAGCATGCTGCTCACCGCGACCGGGATGTTGGAGAGCCGGATCAGTGCCAATTTGATGAGCTTAGGAGCGCTCGACTTTGGGCTTATCGTCGACGGGGCGGTCATCATCGCAGAGAACAGTCTCCGTCGTCTCGCTCAGCGGCAACATGAACTCGGTGCCGTATTGAAGCTTGAGGAGCGGCTCGCCACCGTCCAGGAGGCGGCCAAGGAAATGATCCGGCCAAGCGTCTATGGTCAGGCGATCATTATTCTTGTTTATGTGCCCCTCCTGACCTTTTCAGGCGTAGAAGGCAAGACCTTCGAGCCGATGGCGCTGACGGTCATCATCGCCCTGGTGGCCGCATTCGTTCTCTCGTTGACCTTCGTGCCGGCGCTGATCGCCATTCTGATCACCGGCCGGATCAACGAAAGCGAGAATTTCTTGATGCAAGCACTCAAGCGCGCCTACCGGCCAGTGCTGAGGAAAGCCATCGAGTTTCCGGTTCCCGTGATTTTGGGTGCCCTGATGCTGTTTGCCGGCGGCCTCATTCTGTTCACCCGCTTGGGCCAGGAGTTCACGCCGACTTTGGATGAAAAAAATATCGTGATCGAAGCGCGGCGTATCCCGAGCACGTCGCTGTCTCAATCGCAGGAGATGCAGTTCGACATCGAGAATATGCTGACCAAATTTCCCCAAGTGGCATTCGTTTTCGCGCGGACCGGCACCCCCGAAATGGCGGCCGACCCCATGCCACCCAACGCAACCGATACCTACGTCATCCTTAAGCCGCAGGACGAGTGGCCGGATCCACATCTCACAAAGGCGGAATTGATCAAGCAGATCGAAGTTGAGGCCTCCAAGCTTGTCGGCCATGTGATCGGCTTTTCGCAACCGATCCAAATGCGCTTCAATGAGCTGATCGCCGGTGTCCGCGAAGACCTCGCCATCAAGGTCTTTGGCGAGGAATTCGAACCCATGTTGCGGATTGCAAATCAGGTCGCCGATGTTTTGCGGGGTCTGAAAGGCGCAACCGATGTCAAGGTCGAGGAAGCGGTCGGGCTCCCGTTCCTTGAGATCAAGATCAACAAGGCGGAAATCGCCCGCCGCGGTCTGAGCCTTTCCGCCGTGCAGGATGTTATCGGCGCGGCGATCGGGGGCCGGGTTGCGGGCCTTGTATTCGAAGGCGACCGGCGTTTCCAGATTGTCGTTCGTTTGCCCGATGACCTGCGCTCGGACGTTGAGGCGTTGAAGGATTTGCCTGTTCCATTGCCTGGCGGCGGCCGTGGGGGTGCGGCGCTTTCGATCCCGCTGCGTCAAGTTGCAAGTTTCGAATTCGCGGAGGGGCCAAACCAGATCAGCCGCGAGAATGGCAAGCGGCGGGTCGTCGTAACCGCCAATGCGCGCGGTCGGGATTTAGGGTCGCTCGTGGATGAGGCGCAGGCCGAGATCGCGCGGAAGGTGGAAATCACTCCCGGCTATTTCTTGCGCTGGGGCGGCCAGTTCGAAAATATGGCGGCGGCCCGGCAGCGGCTCATGATCGTCGTGCCGATCTGCTTTGGCCTCATCCTCATTCTTTTATTCAATGCGCTGGGATCCGCACGCGACGCGGTCCTCGTCTTTAGCGTGGTCCCGCTTGCGCTCACCGGCGGGGTGGTCGCGCTCTGGCTTCGCGACATGCCATTTTCCGTGTCGGCGGCCGTCGGTTTCATCGCGCTGTCGGGTGTCGCCGTGCTGAATGGCCTCGTCATGCTGACCTATATCAAGCAGCTGATGGCCCGGGGCTTTTCAAAGGGAGAGGCGATTTACGAAGGCGCTCTGACGCGATTGCGTCCCGTCGCGATGACGGCCCTCGTGGCCTCGCTTGGCTTTGTGCCTATGGCCGTCGCAACCGGCACCGGAGCGGAAGTGCAAAAGCCTTTGGCAACCGTCGTGATCGGCGGATTGATCACCGCGACTTTGCTCACGCTGATGGTCTTGCCGGCGCTCTATGCCAAGTTCTCGGGGCGTGATGTCCCGCGGCTCGCCGAAGTGATTCGCGAAAACGGCTTACGGGAATTGGAAACCGCTCGGGTGCGCTTGAAAAAGTCGGGCTAA